Genomic window (Anaerotignum faecicola):
CCGGCAGCCAGAGCGGCACCCGGTCCTTATGCTTCATATAATATTCCCAGCCCAATGCCAGAAACAGGCAGGCGGCTGCAAATACCATCCAGATAAAGGAAAATGAAGTGGTAAAACCCGAATAAATGACGATAACTACATAGTATATGACACAGGCTGCTGCCAAAAGCCATAAGATCCATGTCATGATTAAAACCTCCGCTTCCATCAGAGTTCAGACTCCGATAAGTTCGTGAGATACCTCAGTAAGTTCTCATAGTATACCATAATCGAAGATTTTCTACAAGAAAAAGCAGAAGTATGACGCATTGGAAGAGTACACAGAGGGGTACGAGGGCAGCCGCCATAAAGGAAGCCGCCAGATCGCGGATCAGATCTGGCGGCTTATCACTGCCAGGGAATGAATATTCCCGGCAGCCCCGGCTTTATTCTGCTTTCAACTACCTACTGTACTCC
Coding sequences:
- a CDS encoding YdcF family protein, with the protein product MEAEVLIMTWILWLLAAACVIYYVVIVIYSGFTTSFSFIWMVFAAACLFLALGWEYYMKHKDRVPLWLP